From Salvia splendens isolate huo1 chromosome 3, SspV2, whole genome shotgun sequence, a single genomic window includes:
- the LOC121797312 gene encoding aldehyde oxidase GLOX, which translates to MKSAAPNLVALLIIFGAAASADLPGVWELLVADAGIASMHTAVTRFNTVVLLDRTHIGPSPAKFLPQTTCLRNDCTAHSLLLDLKTNHLRPLTIVTDTWCSSGQFLPDGTLLQTGGDLDGFRKIRKFTPCEPDSVCDWEELQDIQLYRGRWYATNQILPDGSVIIIGGKAASSIEFFPPRKEMGLVDFAFFNQVEDNQMDNLYPYVHLLPNGQLFIFANNKAVSYDYNSNQVTRRYPVLDGGPRNYPSAGSSVMLALTGDYSSATVVVCGGAEYGAYLERTTDSPAHDSCGRIEATRPGSIWEMENMPFGRIMGDMVMLPSGDVLIINGAQAGTQGFELASEPCLFPVLYRPDQPVGLRFMTLNPGTVPRMYHSTANLLPDGRVLIAGSNPHFFYNFKGEFPTELRIEAFSPEYLAADKANVRPSLVELPAKVGYREVFEVAVAVELPAVGVMEVNLASAPFATHSFSQGQRLVKLSVQTPAPEGDGGRYRIKCTAPPNSMVAPPGYYMVFVMNLGVPGVAQWIQLVA; encoded by the coding sequence ATGAAGTCTGCTGCACCCAACCTTGTAGCTCTCCTCATCATTTTCGGCGCCGCTGCCTCCGCCGACCTCCCCGGCGTGTGGGAGCTCCTCGTCGCTGACGCCGGAATCGCCTCCATGCACACGGCGGTGACACGGTTCAACACCGTAGTCCTCCTCGACCGCACCCACATTGGCCCCTCCCCCGCCAAATTCCTCCCCCAAACCACTTGCCTCCGCAACGACTGCACCGCCCATTCCCTCCTCCTCGACCTCAAAACCAACCATCTCCGCCCTCTCACCATCGTCACCGACACCTGGTGCTCCTCTGGCCAGTTCCTCCCCGACGGCACCCTCCTCCAGACCGGCGGAGATCTCGACGGTTTTCGCAAAATCCGGAAATTCACCCCCTGTGAACCGGATTCGGTATGCGATTGGGAGGAACTGCAGGATATCCAACTGTACCGAGGCCGCTGGTACGCCACCAATCAGATTCTGCCAGATGGCTCCGTGATCATAATCGGAGGCAAGGCGGCCAGCAGCATCGAGTTTTTTCCGCCGCGGAAGGAGATGGGCCTTGTCGATTTCGCATTCTTCAACCAAGTTGAGGATAATCAAATGGATAACCTCTACCCCTACGTCCACTTGCTTCCAAACGGCCAATTGTTTATTTTCGCTAACAACAAAGCGGTGTCGTATGATTACAATTCAAATCAGGTCACACGCAGATACCCGGTTCTCGACGGCGGGCCGAGGAATTACCCGTCGGCGGGATCTTCGGTGATGCTCGCGCTGACCGGAGATTACTCGTCGGCGACGGTGGTCGTTTGCGGCGGGGCGGAGTACGGGGCGTATTTGGAGAGGACGACGGATTCTCCGGCGCACGATAGCTGCGGCCGGATCGAGGCGACCCGGCCCGGTTCGATTTGGGAGATGGAGAATATGCCGTTTGGCCGGATCATGGGGGATATGGTAATGTTACCAAGCGGTGATGTTTTAATTATCAACGGCGCTCAAGCTGGGACCCAGGGGTTTGAGTTAGCATCTGAACCGTGTTTGTTTCCGGTTCTGTATAGACCGGACCAGCCGGTTGGGCTTCGGTTCATGACTCTGAATCCCGGGACGGTGCCGCGGATGTATCACTCCACGGCGAATTTGTTGCCGGACGGGAGGGTTTTGATCGCCGGGAGCAATCCGCACTTTTTCTACAATTTTAAAGGTGAATTTCCGACGGAATTGAGGATCGAAGCGTTCTCGCCTGAATATTTAGCTGCGGATAAGGCGAATGTGCGGCCTAGTTTGGTGGAATTGCCGGCGAAGGTGGGGTATAGGGAGGTGTTcgaggtggcggtggcggtggagcTACCGGCTGTAGGGGTAATGGAGGTGAATTTGGCGAGCGCGCCGTTTGCGACGCACTCGTTTTCGCAGGGGCAGAGGCTGGTGAAGCTGTCGGTGCAGACACCGGCTCCGGAGGGAGATGGCGGGAGATATAGGATAAAGTGTACGGCTCCGCCGAATTCGATGGTGGCGCCGCCGGGTTATTATATGGTGTTTGTGATGAACTTAGGCGTACCGGGTGTGGCTCAATGGATCCAATTGGTAGCTTGA